A DNA window from Longimicrobium sp. contains the following coding sequences:
- a CDS encoding YceH family protein encodes MQPPLTDVEVRILGSLLEKEVTTPDNYPLSLNALLAACNQTTSREPIMRLDEDTVVPATVALRRRGLLRQIQPAGSRVTKYEHLLREEMELGRRELAVLGVLMLRGAQTPGELYARTARLEPFADLADLEGVLESLIARQPEPLAARLPRRAGQKEVRFAHLMSGEPADTTADDPPVATRRAAADDDRVATLERTVEELRAEVAELRAQLEAFRAQFQ; translated from the coding sequence GTGCAGCCCCCGCTCACCGACGTCGAAGTGCGCATTCTCGGGTCGCTCCTGGAGAAGGAGGTCACGACGCCGGACAATTATCCGCTGTCGCTGAACGCGCTGCTGGCGGCGTGCAACCAGACGACCAGCCGTGAGCCGATCATGCGGCTCGACGAGGACACGGTCGTTCCCGCGACGGTCGCGCTGCGGCGGCGCGGGCTGTTGCGGCAGATCCAGCCGGCGGGCTCGCGGGTGACCAAGTACGAGCACCTGCTGCGGGAGGAGATGGAGCTCGGCAGGCGGGAGCTGGCGGTGCTGGGCGTGCTCATGCTTCGCGGCGCGCAGACGCCGGGCGAGCTGTACGCGCGCACCGCCCGCCTGGAGCCGTTCGCGGATCTCGCCGACCTGGAGGGGGTGCTGGAGTCGCTGATCGCCCGCCAGCCGGAGCCACTCGCCGCACGCCTTCCCCGGCGCGCGGGGCAGAAGGAGGTCCGCTTCGCGCACCTGATGAGCGGCGAGCCGGCCGACACGACCGCCGACGATCCGCCCGTTGCCACCCGCCGCGCCGCCGCGGATGACGACCGCGTCGCAACGCTGGAGCGGACGGTGGAGGAGCTGCGGGCAGAGGTCGCGGAGCTGCGCGCCCAGCTCGAAGCGTTCCGCGCGCAGTTCCAGTAG
- a CDS encoding TetR/AcrR family transcriptional regulator gives MAEPRTPAAKKKASLRTPGRRARNKEATRESIVTAALQLFESKGFEATTTREIATRAGVAEGTVFNYFETKDDIALHFFKTEVDHAIAAVRADESLKDAKLEEKLFALIHSQIEFLAPYEGFIGAAFVRALRPSSKLALSPRALELRARYLDFVQDLIEESLPKRRARELSWIAPQAFWIFYLGVLLYWLHDASAGKQNTLAFLDRSLRFGTTFLREGGL, from the coding sequence ATGGCGGAACCACGCACTCCCGCGGCAAAGAAAAAGGCCTCGCTCAGGACCCCCGGCCGGCGCGCGCGCAACAAGGAAGCGACGCGCGAGAGCATCGTAACCGCGGCGCTGCAGCTTTTTGAGAGCAAGGGCTTCGAAGCGACCACGACGCGCGAGATCGCCACGCGCGCGGGCGTCGCCGAGGGGACGGTGTTCAACTACTTCGAAACCAAGGACGACATCGCGCTCCACTTCTTCAAGACGGAAGTGGACCACGCCATCGCGGCCGTCCGCGCCGACGAGTCGCTGAAGGACGCGAAGCTGGAGGAGAAGCTCTTTGCGCTGATCCACAGCCAGATCGAGTTCCTGGCGCCGTACGAAGGCTTCATCGGCGCGGCGTTCGTGCGCGCGCTGCGGCCGTCGTCGAAGCTGGCGCTGAGCCCGCGCGCGCTGGAGCTGCGGGCGCGCTACCTGGACTTCGTGCAGGACCTGATCGAGGAGTCGCTCCCCAAGCGCCGCGCGCGCGAGCTGAGCTGGATCGCGCCGCAGGCGTTCTGGATCTTCTACCTGGGCGTGCTGCTCTACTGGCTGCACGACGCATCGGCCGGCAAGCAGAACACGCTAGCCTTCCTCGACCGCTCGCTGCGCTTCGGGACGACGTTTCTGCGCGAAGGAGGGCTCTGA
- a CDS encoding AarF/ABC1/UbiB kinase family protein encodes MRTDDGAARRALRMAAMSAGVSGSYIGYMVQRLFLGEEARDDKLRATHAQAARQVTGGLLALRGPAMKLGQMLSLQTDLLPEEMIEELGRLQMEAPGMHPSLVRAQFRSSMGSNPEQLFAKFDPKPFAAASLGQVHDAVTHEGDEVAVKIQYPGIADAIASDFKLLRTIALPAQLSKYVTRELLDELQTQIVAETDYEREAENIDFFRTGLEPLGFVRAPRVHREYSSGRVLTMSRLEGEHLDTLLATDPPQELRDRIGANLLELYYFQLLHMQAFHADPHWGNYLFRHDGSIGLVDFGCVKYVPPKFVENLRKIFLYPGPRGAEDFRRLLEERYSLYGKRIGVATTRALVQFAERFYGRVYPPEVERDEEPFDFSDPGALRDYTTHSLRVTRAKGALPEYAFLARAEAGLYQTLHRLGARVHTSRIVRRYLDG; translated from the coding sequence ATGCGTACCGACGACGGCGCGGCGAGACGGGCGCTGCGCATGGCCGCCATGAGCGCGGGGGTGAGCGGCAGCTACATCGGCTACATGGTGCAGCGGCTCTTTCTGGGCGAGGAGGCGCGCGACGACAAGCTGCGCGCGACCCATGCTCAGGCCGCGCGGCAGGTGACCGGCGGCCTGCTGGCGCTGCGCGGGCCGGCGATGAAGCTGGGCCAGATGCTGAGCCTGCAGACCGATCTGCTGCCGGAAGAGATGATCGAAGAGCTGGGCCGGCTGCAGATGGAGGCGCCCGGGATGCACCCCTCGCTCGTGCGCGCGCAGTTCCGGTCCAGCATGGGAAGCAACCCGGAGCAGCTCTTCGCCAAATTCGACCCGAAGCCGTTCGCGGCCGCGTCGCTCGGCCAGGTGCACGACGCGGTCACGCACGAGGGCGATGAGGTGGCCGTCAAGATCCAGTATCCGGGGATCGCCGACGCAATCGCCAGCGACTTCAAGCTGCTGCGCACCATCGCCCTCCCCGCCCAGCTCTCGAAGTACGTAACCCGCGAGCTGCTGGACGAGCTGCAGACGCAGATCGTCGCCGAGACGGACTACGAGCGCGAGGCGGAGAACATCGACTTCTTTCGCACGGGGCTGGAGCCGCTCGGCTTCGTGCGCGCGCCGCGGGTGCACCGCGAGTACTCCAGCGGGCGCGTGCTGACGATGTCGCGCCTCGAAGGCGAGCACCTGGACACGCTCCTCGCCACGGATCCGCCCCAGGAGCTGCGCGACCGCATCGGCGCCAACCTGCTGGAGCTGTACTACTTCCAGCTCCTCCACATGCAGGCCTTCCACGCCGATCCGCACTGGGGCAACTACCTCTTCCGCCACGACGGATCGATCGGGCTGGTCGACTTCGGGTGCGTGAAGTACGTGCCGCCGAAGTTCGTGGAGAACCTCCGCAAGATCTTCCTGTATCCCGGCCCGCGCGGTGCGGAGGACTTCCGCCGCCTTCTGGAGGAGCGCTACTCGCTGTACGGCAAGCGGATCGGCGTGGCGACCACGCGGGCGCTGGTGCAGTTCGCGGAGCGCTTCTACGGGCGCGTGTACCCGCCCGAGGTCGAGCGCGACGAAGAGCCGTTCGACTTCTCCGATCCCGGCGCCCTGCGCGACTACACCACGCACTCGCTGCGCGTGACGCGGGCAAAGGGCGCGCTTCCCGAGTACGCCTTTTTGGCGCGCGCGGAGGCCGGGCTGTACCAGACGCTCCACCGACTGGGTGCGCGCGTCCACACCAGCCGCATTGTCCGCCGCTACCTCGACGGCTGA
- a CDS encoding amidase family protein produces MEAREDLCFFPAHRLAADIAAGTLSSRDAVAAHLERIARLNGRLNAVVSLDADRARERAREADAALGRGEPWGPLHGLPVTIKDTFDVAGLRTTYGHRLSGRNVPARNATVVERLVAAGAIVLGHTNVPEGAHDWQCVSPFFGRTSNPWDLARTPGGSSGGAAAALAAGLSPLDIGSDAAGSIRVPAHFCGVFALKPTENRVPATGHSVIPGMLRPFRRIVCYGPIARTVADLSLVLPLIEGPDGHDWEVPPPPPMSPDSHAPRRFALSFGPFPLDDGVRRVIQGAAARLREAGHTVDERDPPGFDFKEALDVWGRILGAEVGGAMPAPLRVMWRAILGPRYGRSAWSRGYVAGLGGGMRSYAKALERRDRLIGAAEAFLSSYDAWLLPAAATAAFTHRRIGARIRVNRQKVAYSLSNGAHCCAIGVLGAPVVSIPAGLDEERVPVGFQMVARRWRDMELLDVAADVERALGGFRAPPAHDVCSSVLGER; encoded by the coding sequence ATGGAGGCGCGCGAGGATCTCTGCTTCTTCCCCGCGCACCGGCTCGCGGCCGACATCGCAGCGGGCACGCTCAGCTCGCGCGACGCCGTCGCCGCGCACCTGGAGCGGATCGCGCGGCTCAACGGCCGCCTGAACGCGGTGGTCTCGCTCGACGCGGATCGGGCTCGGGAGCGTGCGCGCGAGGCGGATGCCGCGCTCGGCCGCGGCGAACCGTGGGGTCCGCTGCACGGCCTGCCGGTCACCATCAAGGACACCTTTGACGTCGCCGGCCTGCGCACCACCTACGGCCATCGCCTGAGCGGGCGCAACGTGCCGGCGCGCAACGCCACCGTGGTCGAGCGCCTCGTCGCGGCGGGCGCCATCGTGCTGGGGCACACCAACGTGCCCGAGGGCGCGCACGACTGGCAGTGCGTCAGCCCCTTCTTCGGCCGCACATCCAACCCGTGGGACCTCGCGCGCACCCCCGGCGGCAGCTCCGGCGGCGCGGCGGCGGCGTTGGCGGCGGGCCTCTCGCCGCTCGACATTGGCAGCGATGCGGCGGGGTCCATCCGCGTGCCGGCCCACTTCTGCGGCGTCTTCGCCCTCAAGCCGACGGAGAACCGCGTGCCGGCGACGGGGCACTCCGTCATCCCCGGGATGCTGCGCCCCTTCCGCCGCATCGTCTGCTACGGCCCCATCGCCCGCACCGTCGCCGACCTGTCGCTCGTGCTGCCGCTGATCGAGGGACCGGATGGTCACGACTGGGAGGTGCCTCCTCCGCCTCCTATGTCGCCTGATTCCCACGCGCCACGCCGGTTCGCGCTGAGCTTCGGCCCCTTTCCGCTCGACGACGGCGTGCGGCGTGTCATCCAGGGCGCCGCGGCACGGCTGCGCGAGGCGGGGCACACGGTCGATGAGCGCGACCCGCCGGGCTTCGATTTCAAGGAGGCGCTGGACGTGTGGGGCCGCATCCTTGGCGCGGAGGTCGGCGGAGCCATGCCCGCGCCGCTGCGGGTGATGTGGCGCGCCATCCTCGGCCCGCGCTATGGCCGGAGCGCGTGGAGCCGCGGCTACGTCGCGGGCCTCGGCGGCGGCATGCGCTCATACGCGAAGGCGCTGGAGCGGCGCGACCGGCTGATCGGCGCCGCGGAGGCGTTCCTCTCGTCGTACGACGCGTGGCTCCTTCCCGCCGCCGCGACCGCCGCGTTCACCCACCGCCGGATCGGCGCGCGCATCCGCGTCAACAGGCAGAAGGTTGCGTACTCCCTTTCGAACGGCGCGCACTGCTGCGCCATCGGAGTGCTGGGCGCACCCGTCGTCTCCATCCCCGCCGGCCTGGACGAGGAGAGAGTGCCGGTCGGCTTCCAGATGGTCGCCCGCCGCTGGCGCGACATGGAGCTTCTCGATGTCGCCGCGGATGTGGAACGGGCGCTCGGCGGCTTCCGAGCTCCGCCCGCACATGACGTGTGTTCATCAGTCCTTGGTGAGCGATGA